The Cricetulus griseus strain 17A/GY unplaced genomic scaffold, alternate assembly CriGri-PICRH-1.0 unplaced_scaffold_384, whole genome shotgun sequence genome has a window encoding:
- the LOC113837942 gene encoding elongin-A3 member D-like, with protein MEMEAKCRLEALHKLRERLCTKTEPRQLYKTLKKLSSQPMLGDILEEIGFKQTIKLMKKQQLLVPFAKDLAARWSEQSQFGSQPDPGSQQDFDFPRSPKSEIRSNSPEDKRQKPAFWGHRENGSQVLEVSSSSPQLSMIESMDTSSKQITNGSPNAEPAGKMTQRGSFSENARHREPGTKTLSRKPEAGPAKQSLSLVRAKSPGPCIQEDHHPASFEACLDYDCSPSSSVLPPRKRKRKSTWKAEAQSPGAKVPRDKSPSCEDLNLLLVASPFPETTSNLQTCFPQDGPEDSSLQDDLEAAPWACRKYFKTPVVSGGRRARPFPQNSNQGRLAKQHSRWETHCQPALEEGPLWSLHQEDSPGTHINTAQRTGSQSESQTHLKMQESLQLRLQALCARIQNTQTKKPQGRQTKTVAFQAQVTRPGEHADSGPGPEASTENLQSLPEASGPGLLQRSPCPRLGGSSIGSNMTRAKKPAPLMAKALKDYKKW; from the exons ATGGAGATGGAGGCCAAATGCCGCCTAGAAGCCCTGCACAAGCTGCGCGAGCGCCTGTGCACAAAGACAGAGCCCAGGCAGCTTTACAAAACCCTAAAGAAACTCTCTTCCCAGCCCATGTTGGGCGACATCCTGGAAGAGATTGGCTTCAAGCAGACCATCAAGCTCATGAAGAAACAGCAGCTCCTGGTCCCCTTTGCCAAGGATTTAGCCGCCCGGTGGTCAGAGCAGTCCCAGTTTGGGTCCCAGCCCGATCCGGGGTCCCAGCAGGACTTTGACTTCCCTAGGAGCCCAAAGTCAGAGATTCGCAGCAACTCTCCGGAAGATAAGCGTCAGAAGCCTGCTTtctggggacacagagagaatgggagCCAGGTGTTGGAAGTCAGTAGTAGCAGCCCACAGCTCAGCATGATTGAGAGCATGGACACAAGCTCCAAGCAAATCACAAATGGCAGCCCAAACGCGGAGCCAGCAGGGAAAATGACTCAAAGAGGGTCCTTCTCGGAAAATGCTAGACACAGAGAGCCAG GGACGAAGACACTCTCCAGGAAGCCAGAGGCTGGGCCAGCTAAGCAGAGCCTGTCTTTAGTGAGGGCAAAGAGCCCAGGACCCTGCATCCAGGAAGACCACCATCCGGCTTCTTTTGAGGCTTGTCTCGACTATGACTGCTCTCCATCTTCTTCTGTGCTGCCTCCccgcaagaggaagaggaaaagcacctggaaggctgaggcgCAGAGCCCTGGAGCAAAGGTGCCTCGAGACAAGTCTCCAAGCTGCGAGGATCTGAATCTCCTCCTGGTTGCCAGTCCCTTTCCAGAGACCACCTCGAATCTCCAAACCTGCTTTCCCCAGGATGGCCCTGAGGACTCTTCCTTGCAGGATGACCTAGAAGCAGCTCCCTGGGCGTGCAGGAAATACTTCAAAACGCCGGTGGTTTCGGGTGGCAGACGTGCCAGACCTTTCCCACAGAATTCGAACCAAGGACGCCTTGCTAAGCAGCACTCTAGGTGGGAAACTCACTGCCAACCTGCTCTGGAGGAAGGCCCGCTCTGGAGTCTGCACCAGGAGGACTCCCCAGGGACGCACATCAACACTGCTCAGCGGACTGGCAGCCAGAGTGAGAGCCAGACACACCTCAAGATGCAGGAGTCCCTCCAGCTGAGGCTACAAGCCCTGTGTGCCCGCATCCAGAACACACAAACCAAGAAGCCTCAAGGCCGCCAAACCAAGACGGTCGCCTTCCAAGCCCAGGTCACAAGGCCAGGGGAGCATGCAGACTCTGGACCCGGACCGGAAGCCTCCACAGAAAATTTGCAGagcctcccagaagcctctggtcCTGGCCTTCTGCAGAGGTCTCCCTGCCCGCGCTTGGGCGGCAGCAGCATTGGGAGCAACATGACCAGGGCTAAGAAACCTGCCCCGCTCATGGCCAAGGCCCTTAAGGATTACAAGAAATGGTGA